The Acropora muricata isolate sample 2 chromosome 5, ASM3666990v1, whole genome shotgun sequence genome includes a window with the following:
- the LOC136916866 gene encoding QRFP-like peptide receptor — protein sequence MNLNRLNLSHGDGNASQAPEAITGDASPYVPEPQVSRIIRFVILAILFMVAIAGNATICIIPMRRKRMRTCTYILITNLAVSDIGTMLCLPYIILAEWQENEWTLGEIMCRLVNPSLTMFYIVTTNTLVAIAAHRFFVLVFPFRSKPSKTKTALVVLLTWLVAFLCVLPSFGARELSSLGTKPNGETAYACIETFPGKTTQQQEDLKNMYNIFQYVINSCLPIVIIVVLYLAIAYKLRQMSSAFGSFTSERRDSEGTISLQSTSSKSRSRILLGRKSSVDNYPMRKRNELEKKFLRMLAVVVAIFVICYVPYTTFFLVISHFPAAYDWKYLLIFYHYIYLLMWFPNALNPICYGCLDEHYGKALRVWCSLQHKPRKSDFDKHLHNSIAKNSRFYRTNSRTMPPIMEQSNSQAASSQLPGEERNQTSRKKWWLLSRR from the coding sequence ATGAATCTCAACCGCTTAAACCTTAGTCATGGTGATGGAAACGCAAGCCAAGCACCAGAGGCAATAACTGGCGACGCTTCCCCCTACGTTCCAGAGCCCCAGGTGTCAAGGATAATTCGTTTTGTTATTCTCGCAATACTATTTATGGTAGCAATAGCTGGCAACGCCACTATTTGCATCATACCAATGCGCCGAAAGCGCATGCGTACGTGTACCTACATTCTGATCACCAACCTGGCCGTTTCTGACATCGGGACAATGTTGTGCTTGCCATACATCATTTTAGCGGAATGGCAGGAAAACGAATGGACTTTGGGGGAGATCATGTGTAGGCTTGTTAACCCAAGTTTAACTATGTTTTACATTGTCACTACAAACACACTGGTAGCGATCGCGGCTCATCGCTTTTTCGTACTCGTCTTTCCGTTTCGTTCCAAACCCAGTAAAACCAAGACTGCCCTCGTTGTCCTTCTGACTTGGCTCGTTGCGTTTCTCTGCGTGTTACCTTCATTTGGTGCCCGGGAGTTGAGTTCTTTGGGGACGAAACCAAACGGCGAAACAGCCTACGCGTGTATCGAGACCTTTCCTGGAAAAACAACTCAACAGCAGGAAGATTTGAAAAACATGTACAATATATTCCAGTATGTTATAAATAGCTGTCTTCCAATCGTTATAATCGTTGTCTTGTACCTCGCTATTGCTTACAAGCTTCGTCAAATGTCCTCAGCATTTGGATCATTTACAAGTGAAAGGAGAGATAGTGAAGGaacaatttcacttcaaagcACCTCTTCCAAGTCACGATCAAGAATTTTATTGGGCAGGAAAAGCAGCGTCGATAATTATCCGATGCGAAAACGAAATGAACTTGAGAAGAAATTCCTGCGCATGCTTGCAGTCGTCGTAGCTATTTTCGTGATCTGTTACGTTCCTTACACAACGTTCTTTCTTGTGATTTCGCACTTTCCAGCTGCCTATGACTGGAAGTATTTGCTTATATTTTATCATTACATCTATCTGCTTATGTGGTTTCCAAACGCTTTGAATCCAATATGTTATGGATGTTTGGATGAGCATTATGGGAAAGCGCTGAGGGTCTGGTGCAGTCTACAGCATAAACCGCGAAAGTCGGATTTTGACAAACACTTGCACAATTCAATTGCAAAGAACTCCCGCTTCTATCGAACAAACTCACGCACAATGCCTCCAATCATGGAACAATCTAATTCACAGGCTGCGAGTTCCCAGCTACCTGGCGAGGAACGAAACCAAACTAGCCGGAAAAAGTGGTGGCTTTTGAGCCGGAGATAA